A window from candidate division WOR-3 bacterium encodes these proteins:
- a CDS encoding MG2 domain-containing protein codes for MKDKKIFFILLSSFFILIILVISLLIILLKPEKEKKIKEGLIKVQIETQGELDYIPNEIPIQFSRKFLGAEGIIIEEEEISNFILIEPFIKSYGKWVSENTFVIYFLERPELDRDYTIKLLKIPLKAEVESITPIKISFKTPPFKVLNASLFSIEKKKASVKIEFNESLNIKEILNKEIKKFLKVLDSKNNEVEIVDIQRFQQNLEEILLTFSITKAPEKYKLVVLKGLKSTRGFPLKEDYEFEIPIGFHENPISVLSYNVEEIEEGFMITFNLSSPGEEKFKIINKNLSALIRINPPISFKAQTSQNYIYILGNFSPDREYEVILKSGIKSEKSALLSDYKVKIKIPEKKEVLQFLYRGRYFGKKGEWKLPLKISKIDSLKMNIVYVPPQNVLFWYSRDWGEIYSFRSYGEEVVKNYKLEVEENKKLLWIDLKDFLKEIEKGIYLVEVFGKTKKNRFLSDRIVVCISDISLIVKWSDKYIYVWALSSSTLEPEQNVNIEVRSSKNFLTGKGITDNNGFCKIPILKKEREPYIVFAEKDREWTYMHIPSLRLKKEEFEIYGEDPYIPYLTYIYPERNLYRPGEEIHFAVIVREPKTFKGVSIPLKVIIRDPRGKDALSLTGNTDQSGIAEFSFPTTPASPTGKYMIDLQIGDRVLTNSYVFVETFVPEKMSIDIKIPEKINIYEKFPVNIKAEYLFGAPASLESYSIWIKASETEFKPSGYYGYSFGTIKTQDKALPYYQSERIYGKLDEKGEAEVFMQVPKDITFYEPINLEINVEVTEGGSGRVSSKSLSKIIHQRPFYIGLISDIKRIREGFPVKIKGVLLKPDGYFYTNKTKLTYRVYMLKWSYSYYYYEEEYEYYEGDSHWESKSLKIPVSEEKEVIAEDGKFSFTFTPQSSYYDYLVEVTDEKNLAFSELKISGWGWYYERDFVESPEIIPISVDKKEYDEGEIVNVEALLPFEGKILWTVELDSIYIREIKEYKGELANWSFKAPSGVSTVYISALLVRSGENYLVQRAYGIQKIRIRPKKIHLDLKVEVPEKIKPGEELLIKVKGGEKFKGTISIVDEGILQITSFKTPDPYNGILKDLGLILNTAESFGWIIKKFLEKTGGGLAEREEEFVSPRFTKLVSYWSGIIESSSDGKIEYKVKIPQYNGKLRIMISGVNEKKLGSAEKEVIVKSDVIVSPTIPRFMCTNDEFSFPITIINTTKSIKRTEIKVSLEGAKSEEDKFIVTTPAEGKNIIWVNCKADNMPGSIKIKIEGNSEGERYYEDFEIPLYPNKPYITKTEYVKVTPDKNDLSQYFEEFYPKAHDVNLILAPIPGLTRLNHLKYVISYPYGCIEQTSTKTLLLIKLKNLLPFINPEITQDKYTDMVNSGIRRIISMQTPSGGFAFWPGGGDPEPWASAYATLVLIEAEKEGFFVPEGVIESALNYLDAIYDKNGLTYYVLARGGYLSKKKEYLDRIIALSRKEKFDVPSGIFVCGAINELGKKEEAKNLLEKVLKEEEPKTRRYSFDFYTPLQYKGMKLFITQTIDPANSEIEKLLIEIGEALSRKSFYYTTQELAWCLAGIGMYMERFEREKYDVELSIDGKKYKPYEGKGVYSWFLKNIGGKKVSLKIKSKENLYLCIENSGFSKRGESFKAEINGLYLKRKIYTFKGEKTENAEQGDLLVVKIAVKSTGYYENVAIESPIPAGLEIVNPRIEETSLPFWVKRTKIMTPTYVDIRDDRIILFGSVMPDTLYYYYLTRAVTPGKFFTSPVRGFVMYNPEINGNSDAFYFKVNKK; via the coding sequence ATGAAGGATAAAAAAATTTTTTTTATTTTATTATCATCATTTTTTATTTTAATAATTTTAGTTATATCTCTTTTAATTATCCTCTTAAAACCTGAAAAAGAGAAAAAAATAAAAGAAGGTTTAATAAAGGTCCAAATTGAAACTCAGGGGGAACTTGATTATATTCCTAATGAAATACCTATTCAATTTTCCAGAAAATTCTTAGGGGCTGAGGGAATAATTATTGAAGAGGAAGAGATTAGTAATTTTATCCTAATTGAACCCTTTATAAAGTCTTATGGAAAATGGGTATCTGAAAATACATTTGTAATTTATTTTTTAGAAAGACCTGAACTTGATAGAGATTATACTATAAAATTATTAAAAATCCCCTTAAAAGCTGAAGTAGAATCAATAACTCCCATCAAAATAAGTTTTAAAACACCACCCTTTAAAGTTTTAAATGCCTCTCTTTTCTCAATTGAAAAGAAAAAAGCAAGTGTAAAAATTGAATTTAATGAGTCTTTAAATATTAAAGAAATACTCAATAAAGAGATAAAAAAATTTTTAAAAGTTCTTGATTCAAAAAATAATGAGGTTGAGATTGTTGATATACAGAGATTTCAACAAAACCTTGAAGAGATCCTTTTGACCTTTTCTATCACAAAAGCACCAGAAAAGTATAAATTAGTTGTTTTAAAAGGACTCAAAAGCACAAGAGGTTTCCCTTTAAAGGAAGATTACGAGTTTGAGATTCCAATTGGATTTCATGAAAATCCAATAAGTGTCCTGTCTTACAATGTGGAAGAAATAGAAGAGGGATTTATGATTACCTTTAATCTTTCATCTCCAGGGGAAGAAAAATTTAAAATTATTAATAAAAACCTTTCGGCACTAATAAGAATTAACCCGCCAATTTCTTTTAAAGCACAAACTTCGCAAAATTACATATACATTTTAGGGAATTTCAGCCCTGATAGGGAATATGAAGTAATTCTTAAATCAGGAATAAAGAGCGAAAAAAGTGCTCTTTTATCTGATTATAAAGTTAAAATAAAAATTCCGGAGAAAAAGGAAGTTCTTCAATTTCTTTACAGGGGAAGGTATTTTGGGAAAAAGGGAGAATGGAAATTACCTTTAAAAATTTCAAAAATAGATTCTTTAAAAATGAATATAGTTTATGTGCCACCCCAGAATGTTCTTTTCTGGTATTCAAGAGACTGGGGAGAAATTTATTCTTTTAGAAGCTACGGAGAAGAAGTAGTAAAAAATTATAAATTAGAGGTAGAAGAAAATAAAAAATTGTTATGGATTGACCTTAAAGATTTTTTAAAGGAAATTGAAAAGGGGATTTATTTAGTTGAAGTTTTTGGAAAAACAAAGAAAAATAGATTCTTAAGTGATAGAATTGTTGTATGCATATCTGATATTTCCCTTATAGTAAAGTGGAGTGATAAATACATATATGTTTGGGCACTTTCATCCTCAACCCTTGAACCTGAACAGAATGTTAATATTGAAGTAAGATCAAGTAAAAACTTTTTAACAGGTAAAGGTATAACAGATAATAACGGCTTTTGTAAAATACCGATTTTAAAAAAGGAAAGAGAACCCTATATAGTTTTTGCAGAGAAGGATAGGGAATGGACATACATGCATATTCCTTCCCTGAGGTTAAAAAAGGAAGAGTTTGAAATATACGGAGAAGACCCTTATATTCCTTATCTTACTTATATTTATCCTGAAAGAAATCTTTATAGACCAGGTGAAGAAATTCATTTTGCAGTAATTGTAAGAGAACCAAAAACCTTTAAAGGAGTTTCAATTCCTCTTAAAGTTATTATCAGGGATCCGAGAGGTAAAGATGCACTTTCCTTAACCGGTAATACAGATCAATCGGGTATTGCTGAATTTTCTTTCCCAACAACTCCTGCATCACCAACTGGAAAGTATATGATTGACCTTCAAATTGGTGATAGAGTCCTTACCAATAGTTATGTTTTTGTTGAAACTTTTGTTCCAGAAAAAATGAGTATAGATATTAAAATTCCTGAAAAGATAAACATTTACGAAAAATTCCCTGTAAATATAAAAGCAGAATATCTCTTTGGAGCACCTGCTTCTCTTGAAAGTTATTCAATCTGGATAAAGGCAAGTGAAACTGAATTTAAACCTTCAGGATATTACGGATACTCCTTTGGAACTATAAAAACACAAGATAAGGCTTTACCCTATTATCAATCAGAAAGAATTTATGGAAAACTTGACGAAAAAGGTGAAGCTGAAGTTTTCATGCAGGTTCCAAAGGATATTACCTTTTATGAGCCTATCAATTTAGAAATAAATGTGGAAGTTACAGAAGGGGGAAGCGGCAGGGTAAGTTCAAAAAGTTTAAGTAAAATAATTCATCAGAGACCCTTTTATATAGGGCTTATTTCAGACATTAAAAGAATAAGAGAAGGATTCCCTGTTAAAATAAAGGGGGTTCTATTAAAACCTGATGGCTACTTTTATACAAATAAAACAAAACTTACTTACAGGGTTTATATGTTAAAATGGTCTTACAGCTATTATTACTATGAGGAAGAATATGAATACTATGAAGGGGATAGTCACTGGGAATCTAAATCACTTAAAATACCTGTTTCAGAAGAAAAGGAAGTAATTGCTGAGGATGGAAAATTTTCCTTTACCTTTACTCCCCAGAGTTCCTATTATGATTATCTTGTTGAGGTTACTGATGAAAAAAATCTTGCCTTTAGTGAGTTAAAAATATCAGGGTGGGGATGGTATTATGAAAGAGATTTTGTGGAATCACCCGAAATAATTCCTATAAGCGTCGATAAAAAGGAATATGATGAAGGTGAAATTGTTAATGTGGAAGCACTTTTACCCTTTGAGGGAAAAATTTTATGGACTGTGGAACTTGATTCTATTTACATTAGGGAAATTAAAGAATATAAGGGAGAACTTGCAAATTGGTCATTTAAAGCTCCTTCAGGTGTTTCAACTGTTTATATAAGTGCTCTACTTGTCAGGTCAGGTGAAAATTATCTCGTTCAAAGGGCTTATGGAATTCAGAAAATAAGAATAAGACCCAAAAAAATTCATCTTGATTTAAAAGTAGAAGTTCCGGAAAAGATAAAACCTGGAGAAGAACTTTTAATAAAAGTTAAAGGTGGAGAAAAATTTAAAGGAACTATTTCAATTGTGGATGAGGGAATTCTTCAGATTACCTCTTTTAAGACACCTGACCCATATAACGGTATTTTGAAAGATTTAGGATTAATTTTAAATACAGCAGAATCTTTTGGATGGATTATAAAGAAGTTTTTAGAAAAAACAGGGGGTGGACTTGCTGAAAGGGAAGAAGAATTTGTATCACCAAGATTTACAAAACTTGTTTCCTACTGGAGCGGAATAATTGAAAGTTCCTCTGATGGGAAAATTGAATATAAAGTTAAAATTCCTCAATATAATGGAAAATTGAGAATAATGATTTCAGGAGTTAATGAAAAAAAACTTGGAAGTGCTGAAAAAGAAGTAATAGTAAAAAGCGATGTTATTGTTTCTCCAACAATTCCAAGATTTATGTGCACAAATGATGAGTTCAGTTTCCCGATTACAATTATAAATACAACCAAATCAATTAAAAGAACTGAAATTAAAGTATCACTTGAAGGAGCAAAATCTGAAGAAGATAAATTTATTGTTACAACACCTGCTGAAGGAAAAAATATTATATGGGTAAATTGCAAGGCAGATAATATGCCAGGTTCAATTAAAATAAAAATTGAAGGAAATAGTGAGGGAGAAAGGTACTATGAAGATTTTGAAATTCCACTTTATCCAAATAAGCCTTATATAACTAAAACAGAGTATGTAAAAGTTACTCCTGATAAAAATGATTTATCACAATATTTTGAAGAATTTTATCCAAAAGCCCATGACGTAAATCTAATACTTGCTCCAATACCAGGTCTTACAAGACTAAATCATTTAAAATATGTTATTTCCTATCCTTACGGCTGTATAGAGCAAACATCAACAAAAACCCTTCTCCTAATTAAACTTAAAAATCTTTTACCCTTCATAAACCCTGAAATTACACAAGATAAATATACGGATATGGTAAATTCAGGAATAAGAAGGATAATATCAATGCAAACTCCTTCAGGTGGTTTTGCCTTCTGGCCTGGAGGAGGAGATCCAGAACCCTGGGCAAGTGCTTATGCAACACTTGTTTTAATTGAAGCAGAAAAGGAAGGATTTTTTGTTCCTGAAGGAGTTATAGAATCTGCGCTTAATTACCTTGATGCAATTTATGATAAAAACGGGCTTACATACTATGTTCTTGCAAGGGGCGGCTATCTTTCTAAAAAGAAAGAATATTTAGATAGAATTATAGCTCTTTCAAGAAAGGAAAAATTTGATGTTCCAAGCGGAATTTTTGTTTGTGGAGCAATAAATGAATTAGGTAAAAAAGAAGAGGCAAAAAATCTCCTTGAAAAAGTTTTAAAAGAAGAAGAACCAAAAACAAGGAGATATTCCTTTGACTTTTATACTCCCCTTCAATATAAGGGAATGAAATTATTTATTACACAGACTATTGACCCCGCTAATTCTGAAATAGAAAAACTTCTAATAGAAATTGGAGAAGCTCTTTCAAGAAAAAGTTTCTATTATACTACACAGGAACTTGCATGGTGTTTAGCAGGAATAGGAATGTATATGGAAAGATTTGAAAGAGAGAAATATGATGTTGAACTTTCAATTGATGGTAAAAAATATAAACCCTATGAGGGGAAAGGTGTTTATTCATGGTTTTTAAAAAATATAGGTGGTAAAAAAGTTTCGCTTAAAATAAAATCAAAGGAAAATCTGTATCTCTGTATTGAAAACTCAGGTTTTTCTAAAAGGGGAGAAAGTTTTAAAGCGGAAATAAATGGTCTTTATTTAAAAAGGAAAATTTATACCTTTAAAGGAGAAAAAACTGAAAACGCAGAACAGGGTGATTTACTTGTTGTAAAAATTGCTGTCAAATCAACAGGTTATTATGAAAATGTTGCAATAGAATCACCCATTCCGGCAGGTCTTGAAATTGTAAATCCAAGAATTGAAGAAACAAGCTTACCTTTCTGGGTAAAAAGAACAAAAATAATGACACCTACATATGTGGATATAAGAGATGATAGAATAATTTTATTTGGAAGTGTTATGCCAGATACTCTTTATTATTATTACTTAACCCGTGCTGTAACTCCTGGAAAATTCTTTACATCTCCTGTCAGGGGATTTGTTATGTATAATCCAGAAATAAATGGTAACTCCGATGCCTTTTATTTTAAAGTTAACAAAAAATAA